A part of Streptomyces sp. NBC_01451 genomic DNA contains:
- the fabG gene encoding 3-oxoacyl-ACP reductase FabG — MAQATPRSVFVSGGNRGIGLAIARRFATAGDRVAVTYRGEQPPEAEAEGFLAVRCDVTDSQQVDRAFKEAEAAHGPVTVLIANAGTSNDRLLVRMTEADFTSVVDTNLTGAFRVTQRAIRGMLREGHGRIVLISSTAALHGSAGQTNYAAAKAGLVGFARSLTREMGPRDITCNVVAPGLTETDMSSALTPDQRRDLLRQTPAGRLARPDEVADAVTFLTGAGYVRGAVIPVDGGAGLGH, encoded by the coding sequence ATGGCGCAGGCGACGCCTCGTTCGGTCTTCGTCAGCGGCGGAAACAGGGGGATCGGGCTGGCCATAGCCCGCCGTTTCGCGACAGCCGGCGACCGGGTCGCGGTGACGTACCGAGGCGAGCAGCCCCCGGAGGCCGAGGCGGAGGGATTCCTCGCCGTACGCTGCGATGTGACGGACAGTCAGCAGGTGGACCGGGCTTTCAAGGAGGCCGAGGCGGCACACGGCCCGGTGACGGTCCTGATCGCCAACGCGGGCACGTCGAACGACCGCCTGCTGGTGCGGATGACCGAGGCGGACTTCACCTCGGTCGTCGACACCAACCTCACCGGGGCCTTCCGCGTCACCCAGCGCGCGATACGCGGCATGCTCCGCGAAGGTCACGGCCGTATCGTCCTCATCTCCTCGACGGCGGCCCTGCACGGCTCCGCCGGCCAGACCAACTACGCGGCGGCCAAAGCGGGGCTGGTCGGCTTCGCCCGCTCCCTCACCCGCGAAATGGGCCCCCGGGACATCACCTGCAACGTGGTGGCCCCCGGCCTCACGGAAACGGACATGAGCAGCGCCCTCACTCCCGACCAACGCCGCGACCTGCTCCGGCAGACCCCGGCCGGCCGTCTCGCCCGCCCGGACGAGGTCGCGGACGCGGTGACGTTCCTGACGGGGGCCGGGTATGTGCGGGGTGCGGTGATTCCGGTGGACGGGGGCGCGGGGCTGGGGCACTGA
- a CDS encoding MFS transporter — protein sequence MGEVRTSDVSGPGAAGAPSAGGKAAPRRSWPVLLVVVCAQMLIWLDTSVLNVAVTTLADPADGLGATPAELEWVASAYTLVFAGALFAGGALADRFGPRTTLLAGLALFGVASGAGAFAPSPGWLIVARAAMGAGSALLMPATLSVIVQSTPEEKRTRAIAIWSSSSGLGVAVGPVVGGALLNSFWWGSVFLVNAPIVALCMAGVAAVVPELKGSRRRQLDLPGMALSVLGLGGVVYGIIELGNGRAWFGPHVLLPLLLGGALLAAFVAGQRRSPDPSLDVRLFRQPGFAAGSVVLLIAFMALAGHLFYAAFYLQGPRGLSPSDAGLVMIAAAIGIVLGSQASPAASRRLTARWTVAAGVLATAVTYLAYAWLDGGTPLWFIAALLWIQGFGMGLVGTPVTAVMMSGVPPQLAGAGSAVNSVTRQVGGTLGVAMAGSILSGVYRSRMSDTVELPASVRELPPATAEQARTSAEAARSLADSLHLPELATTADRAFLDAMYAATLSVAALALVGFAVSVVGLRTRTRR from the coding sequence ATGGGCGAAGTGAGAACGAGCGACGTGAGCGGACCAGGTGCCGCGGGTGCTCCCAGCGCTGGAGGCAAGGCCGCCCCGCGCCGGTCATGGCCCGTCCTCCTGGTCGTGGTCTGCGCGCAGATGCTGATCTGGCTGGACACCTCGGTCCTCAACGTCGCCGTCACCACCCTGGCCGACCCGGCCGACGGACTGGGCGCGACCCCGGCCGAGTTGGAGTGGGTGGCGAGCGCCTACACCCTCGTCTTCGCCGGTGCCCTCTTCGCGGGCGGTGCGCTGGCGGACCGCTTCGGCCCCCGGACGACACTTCTCGCGGGCCTGGCGCTGTTCGGCGTGGCCTCGGGAGCCGGTGCCTTCGCCCCGTCGCCCGGCTGGCTGATCGTGGCGCGGGCGGCGATGGGCGCGGGCAGCGCGCTGCTGATGCCGGCGACGCTGTCGGTGATCGTGCAGAGCACCCCGGAGGAGAAGCGCACCCGGGCCATCGCGATCTGGAGTTCGTCCAGCGGCCTGGGGGTGGCCGTGGGCCCGGTGGTCGGCGGGGCGCTGCTCAACAGCTTCTGGTGGGGCTCGGTGTTCCTCGTCAACGCGCCGATCGTGGCGCTGTGCATGGCCGGAGTGGCAGCCGTCGTACCGGAGTTGAAGGGTTCGAGGCGCAGACAGCTGGACCTCCCCGGCATGGCCCTCTCGGTCCTGGGCCTCGGCGGCGTGGTCTACGGGATCATCGAACTCGGCAACGGCCGGGCCTGGTTCGGCCCCCACGTCCTCCTGCCCCTGCTGCTGGGCGGCGCGCTGCTGGCCGCGTTCGTCGCCGGCCAGCGCAGATCCCCCGACCCCAGCCTGGACGTACGGCTGTTCCGGCAGCCCGGGTTCGCGGCCGGGAGTGTGGTCCTGCTGATCGCGTTCATGGCACTGGCCGGGCACCTCTTCTACGCGGCCTTCTACCTCCAGGGCCCGCGCGGCCTCTCCCCCTCCGACGCCGGTCTGGTGATGATCGCCGCCGCGATCGGCATCGTCCTGGGCAGCCAGGCGTCCCCCGCGGCGAGCCGCCGTCTGACGGCCCGTTGGACGGTCGCGGCGGGAGTCCTGGCCACGGCGGTCACCTACCTCGCGTACGCCTGGCTGGACGGCGGAACCCCCCTCTGGTTCATCGCCGCGCTGCTGTGGATCCAGGGCTTCGGAATGGGCCTGGTCGGTACGCCGGTCACGGCCGTGATGATGAGCGGGGTGCCGCCGCAGCTCGCGGGCGCCGGCTCGGCCGTCAACAGCGTCACCCGACAGGTCGGCGGCACGCTGGGGGTGGCGATGGCCGGTTCGATCCTCTCCGGGGTGTACCGGTCACGCATGTCGGACACCGTCGAACTCCCCGCCTCTGTAAGGGAGTTGCCCCCGGCGACGGCGGAACAGGCCCGCACCTCCGCCGAGGCGGCCCGCTCACTGGCCGATTCCCTCCACCTGCCCGAACTGGCGACGACGGCCGACCGGGCCTTCCTCGACGCGATGTACGCCGCCACCCTCTCCGTCGCCGCCCTGGCCCTCGTCGGCTTCGCGGTGTCGGTGGTGGGCCTGCGCACACGGACGAGGAGGTGA
- a CDS encoding S8 family peptidase — translation MSQQHPGRRRSVGRRAASLLAPALAGGLILTYSPLAQASSADTVRRTQTFSAGTYLVQIAGDPVATYPKTAPAPGKRLDTRTQAVRDYVGRLKRQREEVLDEVPGVRPLYSYQYVLNGFAAKLTARQANTLARTEGVVSLARNEMRRVTATADTEAEAGATDTVHATTARTASTAVTSTATAAAAKASSGTLPVPDTAGFLGLKKPGGLYSKVPGGQKNAGRGLILGVIDTGIDPDNPSLAALPEPLSDAAVIAKKWKGSCDPGADSAHRVTCNNKVIGAQYFNKGLTDPTDTDWASPMDAESHGTHTATTSAGNYDVAATVPDTAISGRISGLAPAARIAAYKVCWHDGCPTVDIAAAYDKAVADGVDVINYSIGGGNGDPTNIPEYTAMFNAAKAGVFVSTSAGNSGRGTVSNNVPWVTTVAASSHDLGYRTTVTLGNGASYSGVGVSGTAVPSAPLVDAAKAARDGVDPAQAELCVADSLDPAEVKGAIVLCKRGVNARVDKSAQVKAAGGVGMVLYYVNEADDTIADAHTLPTAYLKPAGGLAVKAYADSTGATASLSAAKAVYQRAPQIAGFSSGGPDLTSGGDLLKPDIAAPGMDIVAGTAPGGENGVFKGEQGIMSGTSMASPHVAGLALLLRQSHPDWSPMEVKSALMTTATTKDNEGRAIGRTNVEGAATPLDYGSGHVVPNTADNPGLVYDSDSADWTSYMCALGDQPVTGDGSDACATARKTDASDLNTPNISVGDLAGRQTVTRTVTNVTATTGVYTAELQTPHGYKAEVTPKRLVVPAGGSATYEVTFARTDAAYDDWVYGSVTLSDKDNHRVRSTVALRAVQIAAPATATGTDATGSVTLTPKAGWKGTFTTTVNGLYAGTTRTGTLTGADRDFGPPPAQLAPSAVKTEIVVPEGSALARVALRSADHVAGSDVDLWVYDKDRNLLSNPDDGNDEQVDLTPGTYEVYVNQYALPEGVTSQTYTLHTWLIGPGTRPDLPATITPAERKVAAGDTVATTVSWRDLTPGGEYLGVVEYGDGTDTVGSTVLTVEP, via the coding sequence TTGTCCCAGCAACACCCCGGCCGACGCCGGAGCGTCGGCCGACGAGCAGCCTCTCTGCTCGCCCCAGCACTCGCCGGGGGACTGATTCTCACCTACAGCCCACTCGCCCAGGCCTCGTCGGCCGACACCGTCCGGCGGACGCAGACGTTCTCCGCCGGCACCTACCTCGTGCAGATCGCGGGCGATCCCGTCGCCACGTACCCGAAGACCGCGCCCGCGCCCGGGAAGCGGCTGGACACACGGACGCAGGCCGTGCGGGACTACGTCGGCCGACTGAAGCGGCAGCGCGAGGAGGTGCTGGACGAGGTGCCGGGCGTCCGGCCGCTGTACAGCTACCAGTACGTACTCAACGGTTTCGCCGCGAAGTTGACGGCCCGTCAGGCCAACACCCTGGCCCGTACCGAGGGCGTCGTCTCCCTGGCCCGCAACGAGATGCGCCGGGTGACGGCCACCGCGGACACGGAGGCGGAAGCGGGCGCCACGGACACCGTCCACGCCACAACCGCCCGCACGGCGTCCACCGCGGTGACGTCCACCGCGACGGCGGCTGCCGCGAAGGCGTCCTCCGGCACCCTCCCCGTGCCCGACACCGCCGGGTTCCTCGGGCTGAAGAAGCCCGGCGGGCTCTACTCCAAGGTGCCCGGCGGACAGAAGAACGCGGGCCGGGGACTCATCCTCGGTGTCATCGACACCGGGATCGACCCCGACAACCCCTCCCTCGCCGCCCTTCCGGAGCCCCTCTCCGACGCCGCCGTCATCGCCAAGAAGTGGAAGGGCAGCTGTGACCCCGGCGCGGACAGCGCACACCGGGTCACCTGCAACAACAAGGTGATCGGCGCCCAGTACTTCAACAAGGGCCTCACCGACCCCACCGACACCGACTGGGCGTCCCCGATGGACGCCGAGTCCCACGGCACCCACACCGCGACCACCTCGGCCGGCAACTACGACGTGGCCGCCACCGTGCCCGACACCGCGATATCCGGCCGTATATCGGGGCTCGCTCCGGCGGCCCGCATCGCCGCCTACAAGGTGTGCTGGCACGACGGCTGCCCGACGGTGGACATCGCCGCCGCCTACGACAAGGCCGTCGCCGACGGTGTCGACGTCATCAACTACTCCATCGGCGGCGGCAACGGGGACCCCACGAACATCCCCGAGTACACGGCGATGTTCAACGCCGCCAAGGCGGGCGTCTTCGTCTCGACCTCGGCGGGCAACTCCGGGCGCGGCACCGTCTCCAACAACGTCCCGTGGGTGACCACCGTCGCCGCTTCCAGCCACGACCTCGGCTACCGCACGACGGTCACCCTCGGCAACGGCGCCTCCTACTCCGGTGTCGGCGTCAGCGGCACCGCCGTACCGTCCGCGCCGCTCGTCGACGCGGCGAAGGCCGCCCGTGACGGCGTCGACCCCGCACAGGCCGAACTGTGCGTAGCCGACAGCCTCGACCCGGCCGAGGTCAAGGGTGCGATCGTGCTCTGCAAGCGCGGCGTCAACGCCCGCGTCGACAAGAGTGCCCAGGTCAAGGCCGCGGGCGGCGTCGGCATGGTGTTGTACTACGTCAACGAGGCCGACGACACGATCGCCGACGCCCACACCCTCCCGACCGCCTACCTGAAGCCCGCCGGTGGTCTGGCCGTCAAGGCGTACGCCGACAGCACCGGCGCCACCGCCTCCCTCAGCGCCGCGAAGGCCGTGTACCAGCGGGCCCCGCAGATCGCCGGGTTCTCCTCCGGCGGCCCTGACCTCACCAGCGGCGGCGACCTGCTCAAGCCCGACATCGCGGCGCCCGGCATGGACATCGTCGCGGGCACCGCCCCGGGCGGCGAGAACGGCGTGTTCAAGGGCGAGCAGGGCATCATGTCCGGTACGTCCATGGCCTCCCCGCATGTCGCCGGACTCGCCCTGCTGCTGCGGCAGTCGCACCCCGACTGGTCCCCCATGGAGGTCAAGTCGGCGCTGATGACCACCGCGACCACCAAGGACAACGAGGGCAGGGCGATCGGGCGCACCAACGTCGAGGGCGCGGCCACCCCGCTCGACTACGGCTCCGGACACGTCGTACCGAACACCGCCGACAACCCCGGCCTCGTCTACGACTCCGACTCCGCCGACTGGACGTCGTACATGTGCGCCCTCGGCGACCAGCCGGTGACCGGCGACGGCAGCGACGCCTGCGCCACCGCCCGCAAGACCGACGCGAGCGACCTCAACACCCCGAACATCTCGGTCGGCGACCTGGCCGGCAGGCAGACCGTCACCCGCACGGTCACCAACGTCACCGCCACCACCGGCGTCTACACCGCCGAGCTCCAGACCCCGCACGGCTACAAGGCCGAGGTCACCCCGAAGCGGCTGGTCGTCCCGGCGGGCGGATCGGCGACGTACGAGGTCACCTTCGCCCGCACCGACGCCGCCTACGACGACTGGGTCTACGGCTCGGTCACCCTCAGCGACAAGGACAACCACCGGGTCCGCAGCACCGTCGCCCTGCGGGCCGTACAGATCGCCGCACCGGCCACGGCCACCGGCACCGACGCGACCGGCTCGGTCACCCTCACGCCGAAGGCCGGCTGGAAGGGCACCTTCACCACCACGGTGAACGGCCTCTACGCGGGCACCACCAGGACGGGCACCCTGACCGGCGCCGACCGCGACTTCGGCCCGCCGCCCGCACAGTTGGCGCCCTCCGCGGTCAAGACGGAGATCGTCGTCCCCGAGGGCTCCGCCCTCGCCCGCGTCGCACTCCGCTCCGCCGACCATGTGGCGGGCAGCGACGTGGACCTGTGGGTGTACGACAAGGACCGCAACCTGCTCTCGAACCCCGACGACGGCAACGACGAGCAGGTCGACCTCACCCCGGGCACCTACGAGGTGTACGTCAACCAGTACGCCCTGCCCGAGGGTGTCACCAGCCAGACGTACACCCTCCACACCTGGCTGATCGGCCCGGGCACCCGGCCCGACCTTCCGGCCACGATCACCCCGGCCGAGCGGAAGGTGGCAGCGGGCGACACCGTCGCCACCACCGTCTCCTGGCGCGACCTGACGCCCGGTGGCGAGTATCTCGGCGTCGTCGAGTACGGCGACGGCACCGACACGGTCGGCTCGACCGTCCTGACCGTCGAGCCGTAA
- a CDS encoding type II toxin-antitoxin system RelE family toxin: MGYVTRFTPHAQRSMLKVPRPDALRILYRLAELQKALDVGDTASFDVKALQGHSARWRLRVGDYRVVYTVEDGRLIVWVLAVGNRREIYRQVP; the protein is encoded by the coding sequence ATGGGGTACGTCACACGCTTCACCCCGCATGCTCAGCGGAGCATGCTCAAGGTCCCGCGGCCGGATGCCCTGCGTATCCTGTACCGCCTCGCCGAACTCCAGAAGGCGCTGGACGTCGGCGACACCGCATCCTTCGACGTTAAAGCCTTGCAAGGGCACAGTGCTCGCTGGCGGCTCAGGGTCGGCGACTACCGTGTCGTCTACACCGTTGAGGATGGCCGGCTGATCGTGTGGGTCCTGGCAGTCGGCAACCGTCGCGAAATCTACCGACAGGTTCCATGA
- a CDS encoding methyltransferase — protein sequence MITASADGDTSRLRATVDFVKEQDTATLLPLLLPGLDGPELRSLVEHCEFRHAALLVFPPGEAELDAMLADCGLVADTPPRPSVVVRERLAVRHKRSAAELDVGILRPGVECLDGERRMVEVFALTVPPGSDLDTVAAHERERQHEAHVAFEVEAPDPLVLRGLCAAFGQYGATPGGGGYNPHENGTVFYFTAPAEAKAPYRRVELYVPGGHRDILAAHLDEHRGNHPAETLLRLLTGAWTTQALAAFARLEVADAMDGERSVGLAELAHEVGAFEPNLATLLRYLTMLGVVGEDRDGFRLTDTGRLLRADAEGSMRSLALMYGGPFYESFAGLGDTVRTGRVAFEQRFGENHFDHFARDPELAELFDRSMAAGSRMFDPLPAHPVLTGAAEGATVVDIAGGSGELLSRILSAHPRLHGLLLERPHTVEAARVLLGAAGHAARCAFQAGDFADVPAGGDVYVLSRVLHDWDDDRCREILRHCARAMSDTADLLVVERVLPADGSASLATAWDLHMMCNVGGRERRADHYARLFADAGLTLVGRAPLPLDGNVLHVRRAGTVNT from the coding sequence ATGATCACGGCATCGGCGGACGGCGACACGTCCCGCCTGCGCGCGACGGTCGACTTCGTCAAGGAACAGGACACCGCCACACTGCTCCCGCTTCTGCTTCCCGGGCTCGACGGCCCGGAACTGCGGAGCCTGGTGGAGCACTGCGAGTTCCGGCACGCGGCGCTGCTCGTCTTCCCGCCCGGCGAGGCGGAGTTGGACGCCATGCTCGCCGACTGCGGGCTCGTCGCGGACACGCCGCCGCGGCCGAGCGTCGTCGTGCGTGAGCGTCTCGCCGTACGGCACAAGCGGAGTGCGGCGGAACTCGACGTCGGCATTCTGCGCCCCGGGGTGGAGTGCCTGGACGGGGAGCGCCGCATGGTCGAGGTGTTCGCGCTGACCGTGCCGCCGGGGTCGGACCTCGACACGGTCGCCGCGCACGAGCGGGAGCGGCAGCACGAGGCGCATGTCGCCTTCGAGGTCGAGGCCCCCGACCCGTTGGTGCTGCGCGGCCTGTGCGCGGCCTTCGGACAGTACGGGGCCACCCCCGGCGGCGGCGGCTACAACCCGCACGAGAACGGCACGGTGTTCTACTTCACCGCGCCCGCCGAGGCCAAGGCCCCTTACCGGCGCGTGGAGTTGTACGTCCCCGGTGGCCACCGCGACATCCTCGCCGCCCACCTCGACGAGCACCGCGGGAACCATCCCGCCGAGACCCTGCTGCGCCTGCTGACCGGGGCGTGGACGACGCAGGCCCTGGCCGCTTTCGCGCGGCTGGAGGTGGCCGACGCGATGGACGGGGAGCGGAGCGTCGGGCTGGCGGAACTGGCGCACGAGGTCGGCGCGTTCGAGCCGAACCTGGCCACTCTGCTGCGCTACCTCACCATGCTCGGCGTGGTCGGCGAGGACCGCGACGGCTTCCGGCTCACGGACACCGGCCGCCTGCTGCGCGCGGACGCCGAAGGGTCGATGCGGTCGCTGGCGCTGATGTACGGGGGACCGTTCTACGAGTCCTTCGCCGGACTCGGGGACACCGTGCGAACCGGGCGGGTCGCCTTCGAGCAGCGCTTCGGCGAGAACCACTTCGACCACTTCGCCCGTGACCCCGAGCTCGCCGAACTCTTCGACCGGTCGATGGCCGCCGGTTCACGGATGTTCGACCCGCTGCCCGCCCACCCGGTCCTCACCGGGGCGGCCGAAGGGGCCACGGTGGTCGACATCGCGGGCGGCAGCGGGGAGTTGCTCAGCCGAATCCTTTCCGCACACCCCCGCCTGCACGGCCTCCTGCTGGAGCGCCCGCACACCGTCGAGGCCGCCCGTGTCCTCCTCGGCGCGGCCGGCCACGCGGCGCGGTGCGCCTTCCAAGCGGGCGACTTCGCGGACGTACCCGCGGGCGGCGATGTCTACGTCCTGTCCCGCGTCCTGCACGACTGGGACGACGACCGCTGCCGCGAGATCCTGCGCCACTGTGCCCGCGCGATGTCCGACACCGCCGATCTGCTCGTCGTCGAACGAGTTCTGCCCGCCGACGGCTCGGCCTCGCTGGCCACGGCCTGGGACCTGCACATGATGTGCAACGTCGGTGGCCGCGAACGGCGTGCCGACCACTACGCCCGGCTGTTCGCCGACGCGGGCCTCACCCTGGTGGGCCGGGCACCCCTGCCCCTGGACGGCAACGTGCTGCACGTCCGCAGGGCCGGGACCGTCAACACCTGA
- a CDS encoding type II toxin-antitoxin system Phd/YefM family antitoxin → MSDPVIESMADVRSHLADVIDRARREETPTIITRRGKQEAVVIDIQEYRRLREIAENAEEAWLNRLADEAESEGTEGSVSLEEMAALLRAEQG, encoded by the coding sequence ATGAGTGATCCAGTGATCGAATCCATGGCCGATGTCCGCAGTCACCTGGCTGACGTCATCGATCGGGCTCGACGGGAGGAAACCCCGACGATCATCACTCGGCGCGGCAAGCAGGAAGCCGTCGTGATCGACATCCAGGAGTACCGGCGCCTGCGTGAGATCGCGGAGAACGCCGAGGAGGCGTGGCTCAACCGGCTCGCTGACGAAGCCGAGTCCGAGGGCACGGAGGGGTCGGTTTCGCTCGAAGAGATGGCCGCTCTGCTGCGCGCTGAACAAGGCTGA
- a CDS encoding 4-hydroxybenzoate 3-monooxygenase has protein sequence MVVLGAGPAGLVLGNILVDRGIDCVVLERAERTHVQTRARAGFLAANTVRILERNGLAEGLWRRGQLHSTCEFRAEDGRFRLDYSGLGRRERHTVYPQQDLVTDLLTRFLERGGQLRFGTEALAVHDADSERPEVAVRDADGRPGLWRARYVAGCDGRHGAARRSLPAGTVRHHRDHGVTWLGLLAEAPPSLDAVGYAVHERGFAGHMARTSEVTRYYLQCERGTRADDWSEERIWDELETRMRAGEYGPLRRGRVVQRSVVDLESDVLEPLRHGALFLAGDAAGLISPSAAKGANLAVLEAELLARAVIDDLIAGDPEGLDAYSARCLAHIWRAQEFSHWMIGLLHGPSGADGESLFHNSLRRSRLTSLRTSRSQQDWFAEHYVGV, from the coding sequence GTGGTCGTCCTCGGGGCAGGGCCGGCCGGGCTCGTGCTCGGCAACATTCTTGTGGACCGGGGGATCGACTGCGTCGTTCTGGAGCGGGCCGAGCGCACGCATGTGCAGACGCGGGCCCGTGCCGGGTTCCTGGCCGCCAACACCGTACGGATCCTGGAACGGAACGGCCTCGCCGAGGGGTTGTGGCGGCGCGGGCAACTCCACAGCACCTGTGAGTTCCGTGCCGAGGACGGCCGGTTCCGGCTGGACTACAGCGGGCTCGGCCGGCGGGAGCGGCACACTGTCTACCCCCAACAGGACCTGGTGACCGACCTGTTGACGCGGTTCCTGGAACGCGGCGGACAACTCCGTTTCGGCACCGAGGCCTTGGCCGTGCACGACGCCGACAGTGAGCGGCCCGAGGTGGCCGTGCGCGACGCCGACGGCCGGCCCGGCCTGTGGCGGGCGCGGTACGTGGCCGGCTGCGACGGGCGGCACGGCGCGGCCCGCCGGTCACTGCCGGCCGGCACGGTCCGTCACCACCGCGATCACGGCGTGACCTGGCTCGGTCTGCTCGCCGAGGCGCCGCCGAGCCTGGACGCCGTCGGATACGCGGTGCACGAGCGCGGGTTCGCCGGGCACATGGCCCGCACCAGCGAGGTCACCCGCTACTACCTGCAGTGCGAGCGCGGCACCCGGGCCGACGACTGGTCCGAGGAGCGGATCTGGGACGAGTTGGAGACGCGGATGCGGGCGGGGGAGTACGGCCCGCTGCGCCGGGGGCGCGTCGTGCAGCGTTCCGTCGTCGACCTGGAGTCCGACGTGCTCGAACCACTGCGCCACGGCGCGTTGTTCCTGGCCGGCGACGCCGCCGGTCTGATCAGCCCGTCCGCCGCGAAGGGCGCCAACCTCGCTGTCCTCGAAGCGGAGTTGCTGGCCCGCGCCGTGATCGACGACCTCATCGCCGGGGACCCCGAGGGCCTCGACGCCTACTCGGCGCGGTGTCTGGCACACATCTGGCGTGCGCAGGAGTTCTCCCACTGGATGATCGGGCTGCTGCACGGCCCGTCCGGCGCGGACGGCGAGTCGCTCTTCCACAACTCCCTGCGCCGCTCCCGCCTCACCTCGCTGCGCACCTCGCGCAGCCAGCAGGACTGGTTCGCCGAGCACTACGTCGGCGTGTAG
- a CDS encoding Rieske 2Fe-2S domain-containing protein, translated as MPFVPYGWYAVLRSAELRPGKVVSLHYFGRALIAFRGTDGRATVRDAHCPHYGAHLGAGGKVVDGTVVCPFHGWRFGTDGRCVEAPFATRTPKVSLGGFPVREHSGLVLVHAGPGEPSWEVPEIPETESKAYASPIDDICRARVHVQEMRENIVDESHFHFIHGQSEPPVQDWRQDGPYAEARGRISRRVLAWDINNTFDAFMYGPGVMVVRVHGPVLSVTAVALTTPIDDRTSELRMLYYLRKPARLPFLTPLFKLVFRAEALGEVREEVEIWDHKIHQARPVLLPHEKGIRALRRWYGQFYPPSDVPIPGARRADLPDGAESGPTAGDEPVRTGTQGVES; from the coding sequence ATGCCGTTCGTTCCGTACGGCTGGTACGCCGTACTCCGCAGCGCCGAACTGAGGCCGGGCAAGGTCGTCAGCCTCCACTACTTCGGACGCGCGCTCATCGCCTTCCGGGGAACCGACGGGCGGGCGACCGTCCGGGACGCGCACTGCCCCCACTACGGCGCCCACCTGGGCGCCGGCGGCAAGGTGGTGGACGGCACGGTGGTGTGCCCGTTCCACGGCTGGCGGTTCGGCACGGACGGCCGGTGCGTGGAGGCACCGTTCGCCACCCGCACCCCCAAAGTGTCCCTCGGCGGCTTCCCGGTCCGCGAACACAGCGGACTCGTCCTCGTCCACGCCGGCCCGGGCGAGCCGAGTTGGGAGGTACCGGAAATCCCCGAGACGGAGTCCAAGGCGTACGCCTCCCCGATCGACGACATCTGCCGGGCGCGCGTCCACGTCCAGGAGATGCGCGAGAACATCGTCGACGAGTCCCACTTCCACTTCATCCACGGCCAGAGCGAACCCCCCGTCCAGGACTGGCGCCAGGACGGCCCGTACGCCGAGGCCCGCGGCCGGATCTCCCGACGCGTCCTCGCCTGGGACATCAACAACACCTTCGACGCGTTCATGTACGGCCCGGGCGTCATGGTGGTCCGCGTCCACGGCCCCGTCCTGTCGGTGACCGCGGTCGCCCTCACCACCCCGATCGACGACCGCACGAGCGAACTCCGGATGCTGTACTACCTCCGCAAACCGGCCCGACTCCCGTTCCTGACACCGCTCTTCAAGCTCGTCTTCCGCGCGGAAGCCCTGGGCGAGGTACGGGAGGAGGTCGAGATCTGGGACCACAAGATCCACCAGGCCCGCCCGGTACTGCTCCCGCACGAGAAGGGCATCCGGGCGCTGCGGCGCTGGTACGGGCAGTTCTATCCACCGTCGGACGTACCGATTCCGGGGGCACGCCGGGCGGACCTGCCGGACGGGGCGGAGAGCGGGCCTACGGCGGGTGACGAGCCGGTCCGGACAGGGACGCAAGGAGTCGAGTCTTGA